A genomic stretch from Mycobacterium cookii includes:
- a CDS encoding cellulase family glycosylhydrolase — protein sequence MPTAHADDFGLGDLVSNLVVSAASADQAVAASAETLSATGLFQQYIYDPLHASVESWINSTFGEQVDHLLNTASGQFLIGNGADGTQGDPTGGAGGLWFGDGGNGWDSDQPDVGGGNGGDALGFFGNGGDGGSGGAGAAGGDGGGGGSLFGIGGDGGNAGGGASESGLPALGGAGGDAGAFGVHGAVGDYGVLPASPTPGGLTTSGDWLTNSDGQVVILHGLNEVYKVAPGEPSADGFSNDDAAFLAANGFNAVRVGVIWSDLEPQPGVFNAAYLNSIEQTVQTLGNHGIYSIIDFHQDAYSSAFGGEGAPDWAVHTDGGANPSLPFPLNDFFNPAANQAWDSFWGNVDAPNGIGLENSYSQMLEYVAHALNGNSNVAGFELINEPSPGTQLLPSLLGSAHFDAQELTPFYNQGADAIRAVDPSTPIFYEPSLVFDAGVPTHLGTVDATGTVFSFHDYCEFSLGALGCLPSVGGIVGNAEHYAQAQGIPAFMTEFGATSDQAQLAGPLQGADQHLIGWTEWAYSGQGDITTSANPPSSESLVYNPELPPTGANVNTANLDTLAEPYPQTISGTPDSYSFANGTFQFSYSTQEADGLGSFPAGSLTTIAVPAVEYPDGYQVSVTGGEVVSAPNAADLVISSNAGASAITVTVTPAQ from the coding sequence ATGCCGACCGCGCACGCCGACGACTTCGGTCTCGGCGACCTCGTGAGCAACCTCGTCGTCAGCGCAGCGTCGGCCGACCAAGCTGTCGCGGCGAGTGCCGAAACACTCTCCGCGACAGGGCTTTTCCAGCAGTACATCTACGACCCGTTGCACGCGAGCGTAGAGAGCTGGATCAACAGCACGTTCGGCGAGCAGGTCGACCATCTGCTCAACACCGCGTCCGGGCAATTCCTGATCGGCAACGGTGCCGATGGAACACAGGGCGATCCCACTGGCGGTGCCGGCGGCCTGTGGTTCGGAGACGGCGGCAACGGCTGGGACAGCGACCAGCCCGACGTCGGCGGCGGCAACGGCGGCGACGCGCTCGGTTTCTTCGGCAACGGCGGTGACGGGGGATCGGGCGGCGCGGGAGCGGCCGGCGGTGACGGCGGTGGCGGCGGTTCGCTGTTCGGCATCGGCGGTGACGGGGGCAATGCCGGCGGCGGCGCTTCGGAGTCCGGACTGCCCGCCCTGGGCGGGGCGGGCGGCGATGCCGGTGCATTCGGCGTACACGGCGCGGTGGGCGACTACGGCGTACTGCCTGCGAGCCCGACACCGGGCGGCCTGACCACCAGCGGCGACTGGCTGACCAACAGCGACGGCCAGGTGGTGATCCTGCACGGGCTCAACGAGGTGTACAAGGTGGCGCCCGGCGAGCCGTCGGCGGACGGGTTCAGCAACGACGACGCGGCGTTCCTGGCCGCCAACGGCTTCAACGCGGTGCGGGTCGGCGTCATCTGGTCAGACCTCGAGCCCCAGCCCGGCGTCTTCAACGCCGCCTACCTGAACTCGATCGAACAAACCGTCCAGACCTTGGGCAACCACGGGATCTACAGCATTATCGACTTTCACCAGGACGCCTACAGCAGCGCGTTCGGCGGTGAAGGTGCCCCGGACTGGGCGGTCCACACCGACGGCGGAGCCAACCCGTCGCTGCCCTTCCCGCTCAACGACTTCTTCAACCCCGCGGCGAATCAGGCCTGGGATTCGTTCTGGGGCAACGTGGACGCACCCAACGGGATCGGCCTGGAGAACAGCTACTCCCAGATGCTCGAGTATGTCGCCCACGCTCTCAACGGAAACTCCAACGTTGCCGGATTCGAGCTGATCAACGAACCGTCGCCGGGGACGCAGCTACTGCCGAGCCTGCTCGGCAGCGCGCACTTCGATGCACAAGAGCTGACGCCCTTCTACAACCAGGGCGCCGACGCGATCCGGGCGGTCGACCCCAGCACGCCGATCTTCTACGAGCCGAGTCTGGTCTTCGACGCCGGCGTCCCGACTCACCTCGGCACGGTGGACGCGACGGGCACAGTGTTCTCCTTCCACGACTACTGCGAGTTCAGCCTCGGCGCGCTGGGTTGCCTGCCCAGCGTCGGCGGGATCGTCGGCAACGCCGAGCATTACGCGCAGGCGCAGGGCATCCCGGCGTTCATGACCGAGTTCGGCGCCACCAGCGACCAGGCCCAGCTCGCGGGCCCGCTGCAAGGCGCAGACCAGCATCTGATCGGCTGGACGGAATGGGCCTACTCCGGACAAGGTGACATCACCACCAGTGCGAACCCGCCGAGTTCGGAATCGTTGGTGTACAACCCCGAGCTGCCCCCAACCGGCGCCAACGTCAACACCGCGAACCTGGACACCCTCGCCGAGCCGTACCCGCAGACAATCTCGGGCACCCCGGATTCCTATTCGTTCGCCAACGGCACCTTCCAATTCAGCTACTCCACCCAGGAGGCCGACGGCCTGGGCAGCTTCCCGGCCGGATCGCTGACCACCATCGCGGTGCCCGCCGTCGAATATCCGGACGGCTACCAGGTCAGCGTCACCGGCGGCGAGGTTGTCTCGGCCCCGAACGCGGCGGACCTGGTGATCAGCTCGAACGCCGGTGCCAGCGCAATCACGGTCACCGTGACCCCCGCCCAGTAA
- a CDS encoding class I SAM-dependent methyltransferase: MTSTDPAPQPHATAEQVEAARLDSKLAQVLYHDWEAESYDEKWSISYDQRCIDYARSCFDGIVPDDEFQRLPYDRALELGCGSGFFLLNLIQSGVARRGSVTDLSPGMVKVATRNGQALGLDIDGRVADAEHIPYDDDTFDLVVGHAVLHHIPDVELSLREVMRVLRPGGRFVFAGEPTTVGNQYARRLADLTWNLTIRAVKLPGLGGWRRPQAEIDENSRAAALEWIVDLHTFSPADLEKMATRAGAVDVDTATVEFTAAMLGWPVRTFESTVPPGKLGWGWSRFAFGSWKTLSWVDANIWRHVVPKGWFYNVMITGVKPS; encoded by the coding sequence ATGACCAGTACCGACCCGGCTCCGCAGCCGCACGCCACCGCCGAGCAGGTTGAGGCCGCCCGCCTTGACAGCAAACTGGCCCAGGTGCTCTACCACGACTGGGAAGCTGAGAGCTACGACGAGAAGTGGTCGATCTCCTACGACCAACGCTGCATCGACTACGCCCGGTCCTGCTTCGACGGCATCGTTCCCGACGACGAGTTCCAGCGCCTGCCCTACGACCGCGCTCTCGAATTAGGTTGCGGCAGTGGATTTTTCCTGCTCAACCTGATCCAGTCCGGGGTGGCGCGGCGCGGATCGGTCACCGACTTGTCACCGGGGATGGTGAAAGTCGCCACCCGCAACGGGCAGGCGCTCGGCCTGGATATCGACGGCCGCGTCGCCGACGCCGAGCACATCCCGTATGACGACGACACCTTCGACCTCGTGGTCGGACATGCTGTGCTGCACCACATTCCCGACGTCGAACTGTCGCTGCGCGAGGTGATGCGAGTGCTGCGACCCGGCGGACGGTTCGTCTTCGCCGGCGAGCCCACCACCGTCGGCAATCAATACGCCCGCAGGCTGGCGGACCTGACCTGGAATCTCACCATTCGCGCGGTAAAGCTTCCCGGTCTGGGTGGCTGGCGGCGCCCGCAGGCCGAAATCGACGAGAACTCGCGAGCTGCGGCCCTGGAGTGGATCGTCGACCTGCACACGTTCTCGCCGGCCGATCTGGAGAAGATGGCCACGCGGGCCGGCGCCGTCGACGTCGACACCGCCACCGTCGAGTTCACCGCGGCGATGCTCGGCTGGCCGGTGCGCACCTTCGAGTCGACCGTGCCGCCGGGCAAGCTCGGCTGGGGCTGGTCACGGTTCGCGTTCGGCAGTTGGAAGACGTTGAGCTGGGTGGACGCCAACATCTGGCGTCACGTGGTGCCGAAAGGCTGGTTCTACAACGTGATGATCACCGGGGTCAAGCCGTCCTGA
- a CDS encoding THUMP-like domain-containing protein, whose product MVLQRDDHRGQAVLKFSLEDVAYLTSDEGSVALAAVEARPLTDRVSEIASLRTQFGDRTPVLVETVLLRRRAIAKLTELPGSAGWLLTDDALQQASAAMVALHRARRLQGNMIHDVTCSIGTELAALRAESVSAVGSDIDPVRLAMARHNLRDNTLLCRADALRPVTRGAVVLADPARRSGARRRFDPRAYQPALDALIDAYRDREIVVKCAPGIDFDAVARLGFDGEIEVTSYRGSVREACLWSAGLAEPGVRRRASILDRGEHFTDAEPDDCPVRAPGRWIVDPDGAVVRAGLVRHFAARYGLWQLDPHIAYLSGDELPSGLRGFEVLDQLGFDERRLRQALGALDCGSLEILVRGVDVDPDALRRRLGLRGSRSLALVVTRLGSGTAARGTAFVCRPSR is encoded by the coding sequence CTGGTTCTACAACGTGATGATCACCGGGGTCAAGCCGTCCTGAAGTTCAGCCTCGAGGACGTTGCTTATCTGACGTCGGACGAGGGTTCGGTTGCACTGGCCGCCGTGGAGGCCCGTCCGCTGACCGACCGCGTCAGCGAGATCGCCTCGCTGCGAACACAATTCGGTGATCGCACGCCGGTGCTGGTCGAGACGGTGTTGCTGCGCCGCCGCGCTATCGCGAAGCTCACCGAACTGCCCGGTAGCGCCGGCTGGCTGTTGACCGACGACGCCCTGCAGCAGGCCAGTGCCGCAATGGTCGCCCTGCATCGGGCAAGACGACTGCAGGGCAACATGATTCACGATGTGACGTGCTCGATCGGCACCGAGCTGGCGGCGCTGCGGGCGGAGAGCGTGTCGGCGGTCGGCAGCGACATCGACCCGGTACGGCTGGCGATGGCGCGCCACAACCTGCGCGACAACACACTGCTGTGTCGCGCCGACGCGCTTCGGCCGGTCACGCGGGGTGCCGTGGTGCTGGCCGATCCGGCTCGCCGCAGCGGCGCGCGCCGGCGCTTCGACCCCCGCGCCTACCAGCCCGCGCTCGACGCGCTGATCGATGCCTACCGTGACCGGGAAATCGTCGTCAAATGTGCGCCGGGCATCGATTTCGATGCCGTGGCCCGGCTGGGATTCGACGGCGAAATCGAGGTGACCTCCTATCGCGGATCGGTGCGGGAAGCCTGCCTGTGGTCGGCGGGTTTGGCCGAGCCGGGGGTGCGCCGACGGGCCAGCATCCTGGACCGCGGCGAACACTTCACCGACGCGGAGCCCGATGACTGCCCGGTGCGGGCGCCCGGCCGATGGATCGTCGACCCGGACGGCGCGGTGGTGCGGGCCGGTCTGGTGCGTCACTTCGCCGCGCGGTATGGCCTGTGGCAGCTCGACCCGCACATTGCCTACCTGTCCGGCGACGAGTTGCCGTCCGGGCTACGCGGCTTCGAGGTCCTCGATCAGCTGGGCTTCGACGAGCGACGGCTGCGTCAGGCGCTGGGCGCGCTCGACTGCGGCTCGTTGGAAATCCTGGTCCGCGGCGTGGATGTCGATCCCGATGCGCTACGCCGCCGGCTGGGTCTGCGCGGTAGCCGGTCATTGGCGTTGGTGGTCACCCGGCTCGGATCGGGCACGGCGGCGCGGGGGACCGCGTTCGTGTGCCGTCCGTCGCGCTAG
- a CDS encoding esterase, whose product MRMMMSAALIAAGALLGWSGGAVAAADSACTSLGGELQDEQTCHVRISTASYTLQMMFPTDYPDQALTDFLSQNRDGFVNVAQTSPSQTSGAREVPYQMEVTSEQYHSGQAPAGTRSVVLKVFEDLGGPRPSTFYKSFNWDVAGQKSITFDTLFAPNTKPLDAIYPIVQREVGKQTGIGAAILPGSGLDASHYQNFAITDDELIFYFAPGELLPSLAGASQVHVPRTAVPPLAVKT is encoded by the coding sequence ATGCGCATGATGATGTCGGCCGCGCTGATAGCGGCCGGAGCCCTGCTGGGCTGGTCCGGCGGAGCGGTCGCGGCGGCTGACTCGGCCTGCACCAGCTTGGGCGGCGAACTCCAGGACGAGCAGACGTGCCACGTACGCATCTCCACCGCCAGCTACACGCTGCAAATGATGTTTCCGACCGATTACCCCGACCAGGCGCTGACCGATTTTCTGAGCCAGAACCGCGACGGGTTCGTCAACGTCGCGCAGACCTCGCCGTCGCAGACATCCGGCGCCCGCGAGGTGCCCTACCAAATGGAAGTCACCTCTGAGCAGTACCACTCAGGCCAAGCCCCCGCGGGAACCCGCAGCGTCGTGCTGAAGGTGTTCGAGGATCTCGGCGGCCCCCGTCCGTCTACCTTCTACAAGAGCTTCAACTGGGACGTCGCCGGCCAGAAGTCGATCACCTTCGACACCTTGTTCGCGCCGAACACCAAGCCGCTGGACGCGATCTACCCGATCGTGCAGCGCGAGGTGGGCAAGCAGACCGGGATCGGCGCCGCCATCCTGCCCGGCTCCGGCCTCGACGCCTCGCACTATCAGAACTTCGCGATCACCGACGACGAGCTGATCTTCTACTTCGCGCCCGGTGAACTCCTGCCGTCACTGGCCGGGGCAAGCCAAGTCCACGTGCCGCGCACCGCCGTTCCGCCGCTGGCGGTCAAGACCTAG
- a CDS encoding DUF6264 family protein, giving the protein MANDPAAQSSPAQQSDGASRRQIGDVLATVVLVIVHFGLYGATFVVLGLLVMGTDSCGYQKCGDPAWLDRAMHLGAWAGGVLLLADVALTLFRVVRKRVAWVVPLIGCIAQVALAFGAGAMESLAGPV; this is encoded by the coding sequence ATGGCGAATGACCCAGCCGCGCAGTCGTCGCCGGCTCAGCAGTCCGATGGCGCCTCGCGACGGCAGATCGGCGATGTGCTGGCGACCGTGGTGCTGGTGATCGTCCACTTCGGGTTGTACGGCGCCACCTTCGTAGTGCTTGGACTGCTGGTGATGGGCACCGACTCGTGCGGCTATCAGAAGTGTGGCGATCCGGCGTGGCTCGACCGGGCTATGCACCTGGGCGCCTGGGCGGGCGGCGTCCTTCTACTGGCCGACGTGGCGTTGACCTTGTTCCGGGTGGTCCGCAAGCGGGTCGCGTGGGTGGTCCCGCTGATCGGGTGCATCGCCCAGGTGGCGTTGGCATTCGGCGCCGGGGCGATGGAATCGCTGGCCGGCCCGGTCTAG
- a CDS encoding outer membrane protein assembly factor BamB family protein — MRRWSSLVSAIVLTVALASCGNTDSWVDTVPAQGWPAQYGDAANSSYSPTAGSGRLALRWTRSVKGSLAASVSLSSRNWLAANAQTPGGCSLMEWENDDNGRQRWCTRLYQGGGTSGPLFDGFDNLYVGQPGAILSFPVTQWIRWRRPVMGMPTTPRVLGHGQLLVATHLGQVQVFDGHRGVVVGNSVDLVNDVDPSDFTRGLSDCATAQAGCPVAAAPAFSAATGMIVLSLWEPEAPAAVLVGLKYHPGQTPLLTREWTSSAVGDGVLASPVLSSDGSTVYVNGRDQRLWALNAADGKAKWSVPLKFLAQTPPSVTPGGLIVSGGGPDTRLVAFKDAGNHAQEIWRRNDVSPLSTSSLAGQGVGYAVVTGGPGQGERGMTLLAFEPGSGHTLNSYRLPEATGFPVGVSIGRDRRVVAATSDGQVYSFAPN; from the coding sequence GTGCGGCGTTGGTCATCCCTGGTGTCGGCGATCGTCCTGACCGTCGCCCTGGCAAGTTGCGGCAACACCGATTCGTGGGTCGATACGGTACCGGCGCAGGGCTGGCCCGCGCAGTACGGCGACGCGGCCAACAGCAGCTACAGCCCGACAGCGGGCAGCGGCCGACTGGCACTGCGCTGGACCCGTTCGGTCAAGGGTTCGCTGGCGGCGTCCGTCTCGCTCAGTTCACGCAACTGGCTCGCGGCGAACGCGCAGACCCCGGGCGGCTGCTCGCTGATGGAGTGGGAGAACGACGACAACGGCAGACAGCGCTGGTGCACCCGGTTGTACCAGGGCGGCGGCACCAGCGGTCCGTTGTTCGACGGCTTCGACAACCTCTATGTCGGTCAGCCCGGCGCGATCCTGTCGTTTCCGGTCACGCAGTGGATCCGCTGGCGTCGCCCGGTGATGGGAATGCCCACCACGCCAAGGGTTCTCGGCCACGGTCAACTCCTGGTGGCCACCCACCTGGGACAGGTTCAGGTTTTCGACGGCCATCGCGGAGTCGTCGTCGGCAATTCGGTCGACCTGGTGAACGATGTCGATCCGAGCGATTTCACCCGTGGGCTCTCCGACTGCGCGACAGCGCAGGCAGGCTGCCCGGTCGCCGCGGCGCCGGCGTTCTCGGCGGCCACCGGGATGATCGTGCTGAGCCTGTGGGAGCCCGAGGCCCCAGCGGCAGTGCTGGTCGGCCTGAAGTACCACCCGGGCCAAACCCCGCTGCTGACCAGAGAGTGGACCAGCAGTGCGGTCGGTGACGGCGTGCTGGCCAGCCCGGTGTTGTCCAGCGACGGGTCCACGGTCTACGTGAATGGACGCGATCAGCGGCTGTGGGCACTCAATGCCGCCGACGGCAAGGCGAAGTGGTCGGTTCCGCTGAAGTTCCTCGCGCAGACACCGCCATCGGTGACGCCCGGCGGGCTGATCGTCTCGGGCGGCGGGCCGGACACCCGACTGGTCGCGTTCAAGGACGCCGGCAACCACGCCCAGGAGATCTGGCGCCGCAACGACGTCAGCCCGCTGTCGACGTCGAGCCTGGCCGGCCAGGGCGTCGGCTACGCGGTCGTGACCGGGGGCCCTGGCCAGGGCGAGCGCGGCATGACGTTGCTGGCGTTCGAGCCCGGCAGCGGCCACACGCTCAACAGCTACCGGTTGCCCGAGGCGACCGGCTTTCCCGTCGGCGTCTCGATCGGGCGGGATCGCCGAGTGGTCGCCGCCACCAGCGACGGCCAGGTTTATAGCTTCGCGCCGAACTGA
- a CDS encoding acyltransferase: MTSMWGAPIHRRWRGSNLRDPRQARFLTLASLRWVLRNRAYTPWYLVRYWRLLKFKLANPHIITRGMVFIGKGVEIHATPELAQLEIGRWVHIGDKNTIRAHEGSLRFGDKVVLGRDNVINCYLDIELGDSVLMADWCYICDFDHRMDDINVPIKDQGIVKSPVRIGPDTWVGVKATVLRGTIIGRGCVLGSHAVVRGDVPDFSIAVGAPAKVVKNRQLAWETSAAQRAELAAALADIERKKAAR, encoded by the coding sequence ATGACGAGCATGTGGGGTGCCCCGATCCATCGCCGCTGGCGGGGCTCCAACCTGCGCGACCCACGCCAGGCCAGGTTCCTCACGCTGGCCTCGCTGCGATGGGTGTTGCGCAACCGCGCGTACACGCCCTGGTACCTGGTGCGCTACTGGCGATTGCTGAAGTTCAAGCTGGCCAACCCGCACATCATCACCCGCGGCATGGTGTTCATCGGCAAGGGCGTCGAGATCCACGCGACACCTGAACTGGCGCAGCTGGAAATCGGTCGCTGGGTGCATATCGGCGACAAGAACACCATCCGCGCGCACGAGGGATCACTGCGCTTCGGTGACAAGGTGGTGCTGGGCCGCGACAACGTCATCAACTGCTATCTGGACATCGAACTCGGCGATTCGGTGCTGATGGCCGACTGGTGCTACATCTGCGATTTCGACCATCGGATGGACGACATCAACGTGCCGATCAAAGACCAGGGCATCGTGAAGTCGCCGGTGCGCATCGGCCCGGACACCTGGGTCGGTGTCAAGGCGACGGTGTTGCGCGGCACGATCATCGGCCGGGGCTGCGTGCTGGGCTCGCACGCCGTCGTCCGCGGCGACGTGCCGGACTTTTCGATCGCGGTCGGGGCACCGGCCAAGGTGGTCAAGAATCGCCAGCTCGCCTGGGAGACATCGGCCGCGCAGCGCGCCGAACTCGCCGCGGCGCTCGCCGACATCGAACGCAAAAAGGCCGCGCGCTAG
- a CDS encoding cryptochrome/photolyase family protein: MPALLWFRRDLRLRDLPPLLRAAADSDDVLACFVLDPRLEASSGDRRMQFLCDSLRHLRDDLDGRLLVTRGRPEERIPAIAKEIEAPSVHISEDFAPYGRRRDDRVRSALGDVPLVATGSPYLVSPGRVTKDNGEPYKVFTPFFGRWREMGWRSAAKSGPKAAQWVDPKQLGKRAMQVEIPDPGVELDLSAGEAAAKRQWKKFVDTALEDYGDDRNRPDHDGTSRMSAHLKFGTIHPRTMAADLDQRRAGPRAYLRELAFRDFYASVLHDWPDSSWCNWNRDFDAIEIDTGKKAEQRFEAWKAGKTGFPIVDAGMRQLRDSGFMHNRVRMIAASFLVKDLHLPWQWGARWFLDQLVDGDMASNQHGWQWAAGCGTDAAPYFRVFNPTTQAEKFDPAGDYVRRWVDELTDVDDVRLTKGARPSEYPEPIVDHGAERSEALRRYQDMN, from the coding sequence ATGCCCGCGCTGTTGTGGTTCCGTCGCGATCTCCGACTGCGCGACCTTCCGCCGCTGCTGCGGGCCGCCGCCGACAGTGACGACGTGCTCGCATGTTTCGTGCTCGACCCGCGCTTGGAGGCGTCGTCGGGAGACCGTCGGATGCAGTTCCTGTGCGACTCGCTGCGACACCTGCGCGACGACCTGGACGGGCGGCTGCTCGTGACACGGGGGCGGCCCGAGGAACGCATTCCGGCCATAGCCAAGGAGATCGAGGCGCCGTCGGTGCATATCTCTGAGGACTTCGCGCCCTACGGCCGGCGCCGCGACGACCGGGTGCGGTCGGCATTGGGCGACGTGCCGCTGGTGGCCACCGGCTCGCCGTACCTGGTGTCGCCGGGGCGCGTCACCAAAGACAACGGCGAGCCCTACAAGGTGTTCACCCCGTTCTTCGGCCGTTGGCGGGAAATGGGTTGGCGGTCGGCGGCGAAATCCGGCCCGAAAGCGGCGCAGTGGGTCGATCCGAAACAGTTGGGCAAGCGCGCCATGCAGGTGGAGATCCCCGACCCGGGCGTCGAGCTGGACCTGTCCGCCGGCGAGGCCGCCGCGAAGCGGCAGTGGAAGAAGTTCGTCGACACGGCGCTGGAGGATTACGGCGACGACCGCAACCGGCCCGACCACGACGGCACCAGCCGGATGTCGGCGCATCTGAAATTCGGCACCATTCACCCGCGCACGATGGCCGCCGACTTGGATCAGCGTCGCGCAGGCCCGCGAGCGTACCTGCGCGAGTTGGCATTTCGTGATTTCTATGCCTCGGTGTTGCATGATTGGCCGGACAGCAGCTGGTGCAACTGGAACCGCGACTTCGATGCCATCGAGATCGATACCGGCAAGAAGGCCGAGCAGCGCTTCGAGGCCTGGAAGGCCGGCAAGACCGGTTTCCCGATCGTCGACGCCGGGATGCGTCAGTTGCGCGACAGCGGCTTCATGCACAACCGGGTGCGGATGATCGCCGCGTCGTTCTTGGTCAAAGACCTACACCTGCCCTGGCAGTGGGGCGCGCGGTGGTTCCTGGATCAATTGGTCGACGGCGACATGGCCAGCAACCAGCACGGCTGGCAGTGGGCGGCTGGCTGCGGCACCGACGCGGCGCCGTATTTCCGGGTGTTCAATCCGACCACGCAGGCCGAAAAGTTCGATCCCGCAGGCGATTACGTTCGGCGTTGGGTGGACGAGCTCACCGACGTCGACGATGTCCGCCTGACGAAAGGTGCGCGGCCGTCGGAGTATCCCGAGCCGATCGTCGATCACGGCGCCGAACGCAGCGAAGCGCTGCGCCGCTACCAGGACATGAACTAG
- a CDS encoding TspO/MBR family protein, with protein sequence MNKQTLAATSLAVGATAGLGSVASQPRITQWYSRLRKPAYVPPNGVFPIAWTSLYTDIAITSATAIDRLRSTGRRDEARRYIVALAANLILNAGWSWVFFKYNKLGASAVGAVVLAASSADLTRRTAAADPRAGAALLPYPLWCAFATAMSVHIWVLNRR encoded by the coding sequence GTGAACAAACAGACTCTCGCCGCCACCAGTCTCGCCGTCGGGGCGACCGCAGGACTCGGGAGTGTGGCCAGCCAGCCCCGAATCACCCAGTGGTATTCACGTTTGCGTAAACCCGCATACGTGCCGCCCAACGGCGTGTTCCCCATCGCATGGACCTCGCTGTACACCGACATCGCCATCACCTCCGCGACGGCGATCGACCGGCTGCGCTCCACCGGGCGCCGAGACGAAGCGCGCAGGTACATCGTCGCGCTGGCCGCCAACCTGATCCTCAACGCCGGCTGGAGCTGGGTGTTCTTCAAGTACAACAAGCTCGGCGCTTCAGCGGTGGGTGCGGTGGTGCTGGCAGCCAGTAGCGCCGACCTGACCCGGCGGACGGCGGCAGCCGATCCGCGTGCCGGCGCCGCACTGTTGCCGTATCCACTCTGGTGCGCATTTGCCACCGCAATGTCGGTCCATATCTGGGTACTCAACCGCCGATGA
- a CDS encoding MarR family winged helix-turn-helix transcriptional regulator, producing MGSDEAAGGRAALESQISADLRVLTAESEQIGRVFAAAHDVRPTDFRALLHVMVAETAGTPITSGELRQRMGLSGAAITYLVDRMMASGHIIRESDPADRRKVILRYSDAGSATAKSFFAPLGAYTHDAMADLPDTDLASASRVFSALIEAMRRYQDHLVSSKSPVQRPN from the coding sequence ATGGGCTCTGACGAGGCCGCCGGCGGCCGAGCCGCTCTCGAGTCGCAGATTTCGGCGGATCTGCGGGTGTTGACGGCCGAATCCGAACAGATCGGCCGAGTTTTCGCTGCCGCGCATGACGTACGGCCCACCGACTTTCGTGCTCTGCTTCATGTCATGGTCGCCGAAACGGCGGGCACTCCGATCACATCAGGCGAACTGCGTCAGCGCATGGGGTTGTCCGGAGCGGCCATCACGTATCTGGTGGACCGGATGATGGCGTCCGGCCACATCATCCGGGAATCCGACCCTGCGGACCGGCGGAAAGTCATTTTGCGCTACTCCGACGCCGGGTCGGCGACCGCAAAATCGTTCTTCGCTCCGCTGGGCGCGTACACCCACGATGCGATGGCAGACTTGCCGGACACGGACCTGGCGTCGGCAAGCCGGGTCTTCAGCGCGCTGATCGAGGCGATGCGCCGATACCAGGACCATCTTGTGTCGTCGAAATCGCCAGTGCAGCGCCCGAACTGA
- the fni gene encoding type 2 isopentenyl-diphosphate Delta-isomerase: MTTRKRRHIDVCLDERVAYSGVTTGLERYRLPYNALTQTSLAHVDLSARFLGVGLRAPILIGAMTGGAELSGTINRNLAAAAQRLGLGMMLGSQRIMLDSALGEEAASSFTVRDLAPDVLLIGNIGLAQLTVAAIDDISNALKRVGADALAVHTNPLQEAVQHNGDGDFSGSVDRLREVAAALEYPVLLKEVGHGIGKSAVTELIGSSGDVPVAAIDVAGAGGTSWSRVEQLVRYGEVRYPDLADWGIPTARAIVEVREALPTIPLVASGGVRTGMDAAKALALGADVVAIARPLLAAAIESTEAVADWLQRFIDELRICLHGAGAADLLALRHVGVTPIP; encoded by the coding sequence ATGACAACCCGCAAGCGACGCCACATCGACGTATGTCTGGACGAGCGGGTCGCGTATTCCGGTGTCACGACCGGTCTCGAGCGATATCGGTTGCCGTACAACGCGCTGACGCAGACCAGCCTCGCCCACGTCGACCTGTCCGCTCGCTTTCTCGGTGTCGGCCTGCGGGCCCCGATCCTGATCGGCGCGATGACCGGCGGTGCCGAATTGTCCGGGACCATCAACAGGAACCTCGCCGCGGCTGCCCAGCGACTGGGACTGGGGATGATGCTGGGCTCGCAGCGCATCATGCTGGACAGCGCGCTCGGGGAGGAGGCGGCGAGCAGCTTCACCGTCCGTGACCTCGCGCCGGATGTGTTGTTGATCGGCAATATCGGACTGGCACAGCTGACGGTGGCTGCGATCGACGACATTTCGAATGCGTTGAAACGGGTCGGCGCCGATGCCCTTGCGGTACATACCAATCCGCTGCAGGAAGCCGTTCAGCACAACGGCGACGGAGACTTCTCCGGTTCGGTGGACCGGCTCCGCGAGGTCGCCGCTGCGCTGGAATACCCGGTGTTGCTCAAGGAAGTCGGGCACGGGATCGGCAAATCGGCGGTCACCGAGTTGATCGGGTCGTCCGGCGACGTGCCGGTGGCCGCGATCGACGTCGCCGGCGCCGGCGGGACGTCGTGGTCGCGCGTCGAACAACTCGTCCGCTACGGCGAGGTGCGCTACCCCGATCTCGCCGATTGGGGCATTCCGACCGCGCGGGCGATCGTCGAGGTGCGCGAGGCGCTGCCCACCATCCCGCTGGTCGCTTCCGGCGGCGTCCGCACCGGCATGGATGCCGCGAAAGCCCTCGCGCTCGGCGCCGACGTGGTCGCGATCGCGCGACCGCTGCTGGCCGCGGCGATCGAATCCACGGAGGCCGTGGCGGATTGGCTGCAGCGCTTCATCGACGAGCTACGCATCTGTCTGCACGGCGCAGGCGCCGCGGATCTGTTGGCGCTGCGCCATGTCGGCGTCACGCCGATCCCGTAA